In Deinococcus puniceus, one genomic interval encodes:
- a CDS encoding ATP-dependent helicase codes for MTVPDSAPSNLTAANLPASDLLSQLNPNQAQAADHYTGPALVIAGAGSGKTRTLIYRIAHLIQHYGADPGEILAVTFTNKAAAEMRERAKHLVKGADKLWMSTFHSAGVRILRAYGEHIGLRRGFVIYDDDDQMDILKEIMGAVPGIGPDTNPRVLRGILDRAKSNLQVPADLERWPEPYISGLPRETAAEVYRRYEARKKGQNAIDFGDLITETVRLFKEVPGVLDRVQDRACFIHVDEYQDTNKAQYELTRLLASRDRNLLVVGDPDQSIYKFRGADIQNILDFQKDYADAKVYMLEHNYRSSAKVLGIANRLIENNSERLEKTLLAVKDDGHPVVFHRATDHRAEGDFVAEWVTRLHGQGQKLTDMAILYRTNAQSRVIEESLRRVQIPAKIVGGVGFYDRREIRDILAYARLAINPDDDVALRRIIGRPRRGIGDTALEKLMEWARLNQTSILTACANCVEQGILDRGAQKPKEFADLMAAMSDAADNYLPGPFFRFVIENSGYLDLLRQEGQEGQVRLENLEELVSAAEEWSQTNDGTIGDFLDDAALLSSVDDMRAKKENRDVPEEAVTLMTLHNAKGLEFPTVFIVGTEEGLLPSKNALLEASGIEEERRLFYVGITRAMDRLFLTAAQNRMQFGKTNAAEDSRFLEEIEGGFDTIDPYGQVIEYRAKTWKEYRPTVPSRPSAPTFVHPSAVKNTSSMTAEMAYRGGEKVTHPKFGAGQVLAVAGMGERQEVTVHFPSVGTKKLLVKFANLSLA; via the coding sequence GTGACTGTGCCGGATTCTGCTCCCTCCAACTTGACTGCTGCCAACCTGCCCGCCTCTGATCTGCTGAGCCAACTGAACCCCAATCAGGCGCAGGCCGCCGACCATTACACCGGCCCCGCGCTGGTCATTGCGGGCGCGGGCAGCGGCAAAACGCGCACCCTGATCTACCGGATTGCCCACCTGATCCAGCATTACGGCGCAGACCCCGGCGAAATTTTGGCCGTGACCTTTACCAACAAGGCCGCCGCCGAGATGCGCGAGCGGGCCAAACATCTGGTGAAGGGGGCCGACAAACTGTGGATGAGTACCTTCCACAGCGCGGGCGTGCGGATTTTGCGGGCGTATGGCGAACACATCGGGCTGCGGCGCGGCTTCGTGATTTACGACGACGACGATCAGATGGACATTCTGAAGGAGATCATGGGCGCGGTGCCGGGCATTGGCCCCGACACCAATCCCCGTGTGCTGCGCGGCATTCTTGATCGGGCCAAGAGCAATTTGCAGGTGCCCGCCGATCTGGAACGCTGGCCCGAACCCTATATCAGCGGCCTGCCCCGCGAAACCGCCGCTGAAGTGTACCGCCGCTACGAGGCCCGCAAGAAAGGCCAAAACGCCATCGACTTTGGCGACCTGATTACCGAAACGGTGCGGCTGTTTAAGGAAGTGCCCGGCGTGCTTGACCGAGTGCAAGACCGCGCCTGCTTTATTCATGTCGACGAGTATCAGGATACGAACAAGGCGCAATATGAATTGACGCGCCTGCTGGCCTCCAGAGATAGAAACTTATTGGTGGTAGGCGACCCCGATCAATCGATTTACAAGTTTCGCGGTGCAGACATCCAAAATATCTTGGACTTTCAGAAGGATTACGCCGACGCCAAGGTGTATATGCTGGAGCACAATTACCGTTCCAGCGCCAAAGTGTTGGGCATTGCCAACCGACTGATTGAAAACAACTCCGAACGCCTAGAAAAGACGCTGTTGGCGGTTAAGGATGACGGTCATCCTGTCGTGTTTCACCGCGCCACCGACCACCGGGCCGAGGGCGACTTCGTGGCCGAGTGGGTGACAAGGCTGCATGGGCAGGGGCAAAAGCTGACCGATATGGCGATTTTGTACCGCACCAACGCCCAATCCCGCGTGATTGAGGAGTCGCTGCGGCGGGTGCAGATTCCGGCCAAAATCGTGGGCGGCGTGGGGTTTTATGACCGCCGCGAAATCCGCGACATCCTCGCCTATGCCCGCCTCGCCATCAACCCCGACGACGATGTGGCCCTGCGCCGAATCATCGGACGGCCCCGGCGCGGCATCGGGGATACGGCCCTAGAAAAGCTGATGGAGTGGGCGCGGCTGAACCAGACCTCCATCCTGACGGCCTGCGCCAACTGCGTTGAGCAAGGCATTCTTGACCGGGGCGCGCAGAAGCCCAAAGAATTTGCCGACTTGATGGCCGCCATGAGCGACGCCGCCGACAACTATCTGCCGGGGCCGTTTTTCCGCTTCGTGATCGAGAACAGCGGGTATCTGGATTTGCTGCGCCAAGAAGGGCAGGAAGGCCAAGTGCGGCTGGAAAACTTGGAAGAACTCGTGAGCGCCGCCGAGGAATGGTCTCAGACCAATGACGGCACCATCGGCGACTTTTTGGATGACGCCGCGTTGCTGTCCAGCGTGGACGACATGCGGGCCAAGAAGGAAAACCGCGACGTGCCCGAAGAAGCCGTGACGTTGATGACGCTGCACAATGCCAAAGGGCTGGAATTTCCCACCGTGTTTATCGTGGGCACCGAAGAAGGGCTGCTGCCCAGCAAAAACGCGCTGCTGGAGGCGAGCGGCATTGAAGAAGAGCGCCGCCTGTTCTATGTGGGCATCACGCGGGCGATGGATCGCCTGTTCCTCACCGCCGCGCAAAACCGGATGCAGTTCGGCAAAACCAACGCTGCCGAAGACAGCCGCTTTCTGGAAGAAATCGAGGGCGGGTTTGACACCATCGATCCCTACGGACAGGTCATCGAATACCGCGCCAAAACGTGGAAAGAGTACCGCCCCACCGTGCCGAGCCGTCCCAGCGCACCCACCTTCGTCCACCCCAGCGCCGTGAAAAATACCAGTTCCATGACGGCGGAGATGGCCTACCGGGGCGGCGAAAAAGTGACGCATCCCAAATTTGGCGCGGGTCAGGTGTTGGCAGTCGCAGGCATGGGCGAGCGCCAAGAAGTGACGGTGCATTTTCCCAGCGTGGGAACTAAAAAGCTGTTGGTGAAGTTTGCAAACCTGAGCTTGGCCTGA
- a CDS encoding NUDIX domain-containing protein: MTEFNPDPVDIRLPLGGLTFSVRVAILCVRNAHTPEACLLANTEDNLGFWYLPGGALGTGETSESCAAREWAEETGTPPGGMQLVGIVENHFGPPDNRAHEIGFFYRMDAPAELPAESFPVLDNASVRCEWIPLAELESRLVYPRNISELLRVPAGELRHWVVLDE; this comes from the coding sequence ATGACCGAGTTCAACCCTGATCCGGTGGATATTCGCTTACCATTGGGCGGCCTGACCTTCAGCGTGCGGGTGGCAATTTTGTGCGTGCGGAATGCCCATACACCGGAGGCCTGCCTGCTCGCCAACACCGAAGACAACTTAGGATTCTGGTATCTGCCGGGGGGCGCACTGGGCACAGGCGAGACCAGCGAAAGCTGTGCCGCCCGCGAGTGGGCCGAAGAAACGGGCACACCGCCGGGGGGAATGCAGTTGGTGGGAATCGTGGAGAATCACTTCGGCCCACCGGACAACCGCGCCCACGAAATCGGTTTTTTCTACCGCATGGACGCGCCCGCCGAGTTGCCCGCCGAATCCTTCCCGGTGTTGGACAACGCGAGCGTGCGCTGCGAGTGGATTCCACTGGCAGAACTTGAATCGCGGCTCGTGTATCCACGGAATATAAGCGAGCTTTTGCGCGTACCAGCGGGCGAACTCCGGCACTGGGTGGTCTTAGACGAGTAG
- a CDS encoding IS630 family transposase (programmed frameshift) → MALWQPSKYTRAQLEERRLAALPVIQAGGQSNQQIADQFGVSIHTIYTWKQRLNKQGGLEATVTPGRPGRLTPEQRQQIGTLLQEGARAFGFPDDTWTTPRVREVIGRRLGVWYHPDHVRKLLHGLGFSPQRPSKGALEQNETARRIWVQTTRLEVEKKVARGATLVYLDEVGFSLKGVVRRTWAPKGKTPIVRLPASWQKLSTIGAITSTGQFLQHTQAGAIKTDNVVAFLHHVLKHVPGEVVVVLDNAAIHRAKAVSAFVESVERLTLVYLPPYSPELNPIEKVWAYVKRNILGNFCAKTTKELKARLRAGWQRIRYISLPQRLMAATPI, encoded by the exons ATGGCCCTTTGGCAACCCTCCAAGTACACCCGCGCTCAACTTGAAGAACGACGGCTCGCCGCTCTGCCCGTGATTCAAGCCGGTGGTCAATCCAACCAGCAGATTGCCGATCAGTTCGGCGTTTCCATCCACACCATTTACACTTGGAAGCAGCGTCTCAACAAGCAGGGTGGTCTGGAAGCCACCGTCACGCCCGGTCGGCCGGGCCGCTTGACGCCGGAACAGCGGCAACAGATCGGCACCCTCCTGCAGGAGGGTGCTCGCGCGTTTGGGTTTCCGGATGACACGTGGACGACACCTCGAGTGCGTGAGGTCATCGGTCGTCGGTTAGGCGTGTGGTACCACCCGGATCATGTTCGCAAACTGCTCCATGGCCTAGGGTTTTCACCTCAACGACCGAGCAAGGGAGCGCTCGAGCAGAACGAGACGGCACGGCGAATCTGGGTGCAGACCACGCGCCTGGAGGTCGAA AAAAAGGTCGCGCGCGGCGCGACCCTGGTGTATCTCGATGAGGTGGGCTTCAGTTTAAAGGGTGTGGTGCGCCGAACGTGGGCCCCCAAAGGGAAAACGCCCATCGTGCGTCTCCCCGCCAGTTGGCAGAAGCTGTCGACCATTGGTGCGATCACCTCAACGGGGCAATTCCTGCAGCATACGCAGGCAGGAGCCATCAAGACGGACAATGTGGTGGCGTTTTTGCACCATGTCTTGAAGCATGTGCCAGGCGAGGTCGTCGTGGTGCTGGACAATGCCGCCATTCACCGAGCGAAGGCCGTATCGGCCTTCGTGGAGAGTGTAGAACGGCTGACCTTGGTCTATTTACCGCCCTACTCGCCAGAGCTCAATCCCATTGAAAAGGTCTGGGCGTACGTCAAACGCAACATTCTAGGCAATTTCTGTGCCAAGACGACCAAAGAACTCAAAGCGCGGCTCCGTGCGGGTTGGCAGCGGATTCGGTACATCAGCTTGCCACAACGGCTCATGGCGGCAACTCCGATTTAA
- a CDS encoding vWA domain-containing protein, with translation MTPPPDFQRLISGSRLRIRNKSAFFATLLLHAEFVPSQEVAAAGTDGERVYVNPEVAANLPPDVLDGLLLHEVLHAALSHVQRRGPREKKRWNRAADLIVNGMVTAAGLPVPPQSSGAQAPQDEHLEKLSVEEVYTALEGEEHPGDEDSDDLLDSPPGDAPPKNPKPGQQAAKQWQQALAQARSVDAMSGGKGDDPLGMHRELMRLAPARLDWRAHLWRFLARTPVDFGGFDRRFVGRGLYLEALDDESLTALVAVDTSGSVDDEAVRALVSEVQGVLGAYPHVRATLYYADTEAYGPFDLRPGNPVPPPQGGGGTDFRPIFRLLDTHEPDVLIYLTDGYGDFPDTPPRMPTLWVVPPGGLEDEGFPFGEVLRLEE, from the coding sequence ATGACGCCGCCCCCAGATTTCCAACGCCTGATCTCCGGCTCCCGCCTGCGCATTCGCAACAAGTCTGCCTTTTTTGCCACGCTGCTGCTGCACGCCGAATTTGTACCCTCTCAGGAAGTGGCCGCCGCAGGCACAGACGGCGAGCGGGTGTACGTGAATCCCGAAGTGGCCGCCAACCTGCCGCCCGATGTGCTGGACGGCCTGCTGCTGCACGAGGTCTTGCACGCTGCCCTGTCGCATGTGCAGCGGCGCGGCCCCCGCGAGAAGAAACGCTGGAACCGGGCCGCCGACCTGATCGTGAACGGCATGGTCACGGCGGCGGGGTTGCCCGTGCCGCCGCAGAGTTCGGGGGCGCAAGCACCGCAAGACGAGCATCTGGAAAAGCTGAGTGTGGAAGAGGTATACACGGCGCTGGAAGGCGAGGAACACCCCGGCGACGAAGACAGTGACGACTTGCTGGACAGCCCGCCCGGAGACGCGCCGCCCAAAAATCCTAAGCCGGGGCAGCAGGCGGCCAAGCAGTGGCAACAGGCTCTGGCACAGGCCCGCAGCGTGGACGCCATGAGCGGCGGCAAGGGCGACGATCCCCTCGGCATGCACCGAGAGCTGATGCGGCTGGCTCCGGCGCGACTGGACTGGCGGGCGCACCTGTGGCGCTTTTTGGCCCGCACTCCGGTTGATTTTGGGGGCTTTGACCGCCGCTTCGTGGGGCGCGGCCTGTACCTAGAGGCGCTGGACGACGAAAGCCTGACTGCGTTGGTGGCCGTAGACACGTCGGGCAGCGTGGACGATGAAGCGGTGCGGGCCTTGGTGAGCGAGGTGCAGGGCGTGCTGGGCGCGTATCCGCATGTCCGGGCCACCCTCTACTACGCCGACACCGAGGCTTACGGCCCCTTCGACCTGCGCCCCGGCAACCCTGTTCCCCCACCGCAAGGGGGCGGCGGCACCGATTTCAGGCCCATTTTCAGGCTGCTGGACACCCACGAACCTGATGTGCTGATCTATCTGACCGACGGCTACGGCGACTTTCCCGACACGCCGCCGCGTATGCCGACGCTGTGGGTGGTGCCACCGGGCGGGCTGGAAGACGAGGGCTTCCCGTTTGGCGAAGTGCTGCGGCTGGAGGAGTGA